In the genome of Hymenobacter taeanensis, one region contains:
- a CDS encoding TolC family protein has protein sequence MKRFYWLLPLSAGLLATPAVAQTTPPAQPPAGSLAATAPTGPFTLQRAIDYALQNNLTVRQQQLTSELQNATLRQSRAALLPSANLSGTQAWNYGTSLDPLTNDFVSQTIRSNNFSANTQVTLFSGFQLRNTVKRNALDSEASSLDIEKSRNDLALNVASAFLQLVLAEELVRTNEVRVNSTVQQVERTQKLLKAGAIPESNLLDIQAQQASDEVNLITSQNQRDLARLTLAQLLNLPSPTGLAIDVPVLADPDDQPLVEADPDGTFQTAQGLLPEIKAAELRVRSAQRSLDIARGGYYPRLAFGAGIFTGFSSSRLARVFNGDSTSAVQVPVFQSGLGGQPIPSQYFLLQPKQAIPELLPSRFSQQLKDNLGKSLQFSLQVPILNGLQTRTSVQRAQINIQQQELRAEQARLTLRQNIQQAYADAIAAQRRYLSSRRQTEALTAAYRNAEIRFNNGLLNGTEFNIAKNNLTAAESTMIQAKYEFIFRRKVLDFYQGRPIAL, from the coding sequence ATGAAGCGTTTCTACTGGTTGTTACCCCTCTCGGCCGGCCTGCTAGCAACTCCGGCTGTAGCCCAGACTACTCCGCCCGCTCAGCCACCCGCGGGTAGCTTAGCGGCCACTGCGCCCACCGGCCCGTTTACCCTGCAACGCGCGATTGATTATGCCCTGCAGAACAACCTCACCGTTCGCCAGCAGCAGCTTACCTCGGAGCTACAGAATGCCACGTTGCGCCAAAGCCGGGCGGCGCTGCTGCCTTCCGCCAACCTATCCGGCACTCAAGCCTGGAACTACGGTACCAGCCTTGACCCCCTGACCAACGATTTCGTTAGTCAGACTATTCGGTCCAACAATTTCTCGGCAAATACCCAGGTAACGCTGTTTTCGGGCTTTCAGCTGCGCAACACCGTCAAGCGCAATGCCCTCGACTCGGAGGCCAGCAGCTTGGATATTGAGAAGTCGCGCAATGATCTGGCCCTAAACGTAGCCTCCGCCTTTTTGCAGCTGGTGCTGGCTGAGGAGCTGGTGCGTACCAATGAGGTGCGCGTAAACAGCACCGTGCAGCAGGTAGAGCGCACGCAAAAGCTGCTGAAGGCAGGCGCCATACCCGAAAGCAACCTGCTCGACATTCAGGCGCAGCAGGCCTCCGATGAGGTTAACCTGATTACCTCGCAGAACCAGCGTGATCTGGCCCGGCTTACGCTCGCCCAACTACTCAACCTGCCCTCACCCACAGGCCTAGCGATTGATGTGCCCGTGCTGGCCGATCCTGATGATCAGCCCCTGGTGGAGGCCGACCCCGATGGCACATTCCAAACGGCGCAGGGCCTGCTACCAGAAATCAAGGCTGCCGAGTTGCGCGTGCGCTCTGCTCAACGCAGCCTGGATATTGCCCGCGGAGGGTACTATCCGCGTCTGGCCTTCGGAGCTGGTATTTTCACTGGTTTCTCTTCGTCTCGCCTGGCTCGCGTATTCAACGGCGACTCAACCTCGGCCGTGCAGGTGCCCGTATTTCAATCAGGGCTAGGAGGACAGCCCATTCCATCACAGTATTTCCTGCTGCAGCCTAAGCAGGCTATTCCGGAGCTGCTGCCCTCCAGGTTTTCTCAGCAGCTGAAAGACAACCTGGGTAAGAGCCTGCAGTTCTCCTTGCAGGTTCCCATTCTCAATGGCCTCCAGACGCGAACGAGCGTGCAGCGGGCCCAGATAAACATTCAGCAACAGGAGCTGCGAGCTGAACAGGCTCGTCTCACGCTCCGGCAAAATATTCAACAGGCCTACGCGGATGCCATTGCGGCTCAGCGCCGCTACCTTTCATCTCGCCGCCAGACGGAAGCCCTCACCGCGGCCTACCGCAACGCCGAGATACGGTTTAACAATGGCTTGCTGAATGGCACAGAGTTTAACATCGCGAAAAATAACCTTACCGCCGCCGAGTCTACCATGATTCAGGCCAAGTACGAGTTCATCTTCCGCCGCAAAGTGCTCGACTTCTACCAAGGCCGCCCCATTGCCTTGTAA
- a CDS encoding tryptophan 2,3-dioxygenase family protein, whose product MTTPEEEFSPEVWQQLRRLQTKYAADGQDLAAYLEGLYYADYVNYWDYIKLDTLLSLQQPLTKIPDERIFIMYHQITELYFKLCLCEYEQLGDLGEPTLQEVVLRVGRVNRYFENLIDSFDVMVDGMDKQQFLQFRMSLMPASGFQSVQYRMIELASTALSNLVPEERRRLLGEAAAHDELLGCIYWKSGATVEDTGAKALTLVQFEEKYTAQLMEHARHFQDRNLWAVVQRLPEEDRQHPRLLRQLRQLDVNVNVNWPLMHYKSAVRYLERHPDAIAATGGTNWRKYLPPKFQRRIFYPQIWSPQELEDWGKGWVESVLGEEVAYDG is encoded by the coding sequence ATGACCACCCCCGAGGAAGAATTTTCGCCGGAGGTCTGGCAACAGCTGCGCCGCCTCCAAACCAAATATGCCGCCGATGGCCAAGACCTGGCCGCTTACCTGGAAGGCCTCTATTACGCCGACTACGTTAATTACTGGGACTATATTAAGCTGGATACGCTGCTCTCCCTGCAGCAGCCCCTGACCAAGATTCCGGATGAGCGTATATTTATCATGTACCACCAAATCACGGAGTTGTACTTCAAGCTCTGCCTGTGTGAGTACGAGCAGCTCGGCGACCTGGGCGAGCCTACGCTACAGGAAGTAGTGCTACGCGTGGGCCGCGTAAACCGCTACTTTGAGAACCTGATTGACTCGTTTGATGTGATGGTGGATGGCATGGACAAGCAGCAGTTTCTGCAGTTCCGGATGAGCCTGATGCCGGCCTCGGGGTTTCAGAGTGTGCAGTACCGCATGATTGAGCTAGCCAGCACGGCGTTATCCAACTTAGTGCCCGAAGAGCGCCGCCGCCTGCTCGGCGAGGCCGCCGCCCACGACGAGTTGCTGGGCTGCATTTACTGGAAATCGGGTGCTACCGTAGAAGATACCGGCGCTAAAGCCCTCACGCTGGTGCAGTTTGAGGAGAAATACACGGCGCAGCTCATGGAGCACGCCCGCCACTTTCAGGACCGCAACCTGTGGGCCGTGGTACAGCGCCTTCCCGAGGAAGACCGCCAGCACCCGCGCCTGCTCCGGCAACTCCGGCAGCTGGATGTAAACGTGAACGTTAACTGGCCCCTGATGCACTACAAGTCAGCGGTGCGCTACCTGGAACGCCACCCCGATGCCATTGCGGCTACCGGCGGCACCAACTGGCGCAAATACTTACCGCCCAAGTTCCAGCGCCGCATCTTCTACCCCCAAATCTGGAGCCCGCAGGAGCTAGAGGACTGGGGCAAAGGCTGGGTAGAAAGCGTGCTAGGTGAGGAAGTGGCCTACGACGGTTAG
- a CDS encoding peptidoglycan DD-metalloendopeptidase family protein, producing the protein MLKPVLITVVTSILWCLCGSAYGQTRLHRVYKVEQTDGRVAIFGINQEVVPYSVLLEATLTHMQSSTPLPARVVLAPAEQPQLLAIFTPTGAGSHYNYTYHFDLGAYTGLAPDTSAVYALPCNTAIDSLTIGRADNQYLYTFRLHENAPVLAAREGVVAAIHYGQRNSTAINSNLIYVYHNDGTHACYENIKTGSATVQVGQWVKQGELIAYFGHRKQNPYLWFSVEHSGATESEAIPVTFRTGSRLVRPR; encoded by the coding sequence GTGCTTAAACCTGTATTAATCACTGTAGTCACCAGCATATTATGGTGTTTGTGTGGATCGGCTTACGGTCAAACACGTTTACATCGTGTTTACAAAGTTGAACAAACAGATGGTAGAGTGGCCATTTTCGGGATAAACCAGGAAGTTGTGCCTTATTCCGTACTGCTTGAGGCTACGCTAACGCACATGCAGAGCAGCACTCCACTGCCCGCTAGAGTTGTATTGGCGCCTGCAGAGCAACCGCAGCTACTGGCCATTTTCACTCCTACAGGTGCAGGATCCCACTATAACTATACCTACCATTTCGACTTAGGGGCCTATACTGGCCTAGCTCCGGATACCAGCGCCGTGTATGCACTTCCATGCAACACTGCCATCGACTCTCTAACGATAGGACGAGCCGATAACCAGTACCTTTATACCTTCCGGTTACATGAAAATGCTCCTGTACTCGCCGCCCGCGAAGGGGTTGTAGCCGCTATACATTATGGTCAACGGAATAGTACGGCCATAAATAGTAACTTGATTTACGTTTACCACAACGATGGCACTCATGCTTGTTATGAAAATATTAAAACAGGGAGTGCAACCGTTCAGGTTGGCCAATGGGTAAAGCAAGGTGAACTCATTGCTTACTTTGGGCACAGGAAGCAAAACCCTTATTTATGGTTTTCTGTGGAGCATTCAGGAGCCACCGAATCAGAAGCCATACCGGTTACTTTCCGTACAGGCAGCCGTTTAGTTCGGCCTCGATAA
- a CDS encoding M23 family metallopeptidase produces the protein MPKFLAFALGISLLVFIRIPALCQAALYKIYQVKNENGTVSIMGENHGVVPVSVLLEAKLVLMHSTVALPARIALPPAESPQLLTVFVPEALDPYYRYTYNIDPGVYTGHAPDSSLVYALPFRVQTDTIKIRRQLRNQYPFALPVGTPIVAAREGIVAFVRHDKKNALVRKNGNVILVYHADGTQGRYENITQNSAVVQVGQQVKQGELLGYFGGNKYEPHFWFVVVYLTKLGLEAAPVTFNDKKE, from the coding sequence ATGCCCAAATTTCTAGCATTCGCTCTAGGCATCAGTCTACTCGTGTTTATACGCATCCCGGCACTATGCCAAGCCGCTCTCTACAAGATATATCAGGTAAAAAACGAGAATGGTACTGTGTCGATTATGGGAGAGAACCACGGGGTGGTACCAGTATCTGTTCTCTTAGAAGCGAAGCTAGTACTGATGCACAGCACCGTTGCGTTACCTGCTAGAATTGCCTTGCCGCCAGCCGAATCCCCCCAGTTGCTAACGGTCTTTGTTCCAGAAGCCTTAGACCCTTATTACCGCTATACTTACAATATTGATCCGGGCGTCTATACCGGCCACGCTCCCGACAGTAGCCTTGTATACGCACTGCCCTTTCGGGTCCAGACAGATACCATCAAGATCAGACGGCAATTGCGGAATCAATACCCATTTGCTCTTCCGGTGGGTACTCCCATTGTGGCAGCACGGGAAGGTATTGTTGCCTTTGTTCGCCACGACAAGAAAAACGCACTTGTACGCAAAAACGGAAACGTGATTTTAGTTTACCATGCTGATGGCACTCAAGGCAGGTACGAGAATATTACGCAGAACAGCGCCGTTGTACAAGTCGGTCAACAGGTAAAACAGGGTGAGCTTCTGGGATACTTTGGTGGAAACAAATATGAACCTCATTTTTGGTTCGTGGTGGTATATCTGACCAAGCTGGGACTTGAGGCAGCACCAGTAACTTTCAATGATAAAAAAGAGTGA
- a CDS encoding DUF2911 domain-containing protein, translating to MRTLTPKFLFLFLCTFLLAATSFAQGTMTTKAPEDKSKRPSPPATVTGTAPGGVAYTIDYSRPSVKGRKIFGGLEQYGKVWRTGANEATTFEVKQPVKINGQALPAGKYALFTIPGEQEWTIIFNKTANQWGAYEYKQEQDALRVTVKPSKTPSLVEQFTISSDKKGNVTMAWENTQASFTVSK from the coding sequence ATGCGTACCCTCACCCCAAAATTCCTCTTTCTGTTCCTGTGCACCTTTCTGCTGGCGGCTACTTCCTTCGCGCAAGGCACCATGACCACAAAGGCTCCCGAGGATAAATCGAAGCGCCCCAGCCCGCCCGCAACCGTAACGGGCACTGCGCCCGGCGGAGTGGCCTACACCATTGACTACAGCCGCCCTTCGGTGAAAGGCCGCAAAATATTCGGTGGGCTGGAGCAGTATGGCAAAGTATGGCGCACTGGTGCCAACGAGGCTACTACGTTTGAAGTAAAACAGCCCGTAAAAATCAACGGCCAGGCCCTGCCAGCTGGCAAGTATGCGCTGTTTACCATCCCCGGCGAGCAGGAGTGGACCATTATCTTCAACAAGACGGCCAATCAGTGGGGTGCTTATGAGTACAAACAAGAGCAGGATGCCCTGCGTGTAACCGTAAAACCCAGCAAAACCCCTTCGCTGGTAGAGCAGTTCACCATTTCTTCCGATAAGAAAGGCAACGTAACTATGGCTTGGGAAAACACGCAGGCCAGCTTCACCGTGAGCAAGTAA
- a CDS encoding MFS transporter, protein MAPSTTPAPRTMASRIRSIFSGSVGNLVEWYDWYVYSAFALYFAPAFFPKGDLTAQLLNSAAIFAVGFLMRPLGGWLMGIYADRHGRKAALLLSVLLMCGGSLLIALTPSYGQIGVAAPVLLVIARLLQGLSVGGEYGTSATYLSEMADQRNRGFFSSFQYVTLIAGQLLALLVQLGLQAVLSTEELYAWGWRVPFAIGAGAALVALYLRRTMEETDAFTKQTSTSTAQPSKLTLLLSYPREILTVVGLTLGGTVVFYTFTTYAQKFLVNTAGFSKAEATMVSFAALGVAMLLQPVLGAISDRVGRRPVLLFFGFGATLGTYPLLTALGHSAGPGAAFGLLVLALFIVSGYTSINAVVKAELFPTEIRALGVGLPYALTVAIFGGSAEYVALLAKDRGVETWFYWYVTACAAISLLVYLRMSDTRDTSRMRED, encoded by the coding sequence ATGGCACCCTCTACTACTCCCGCGCCGCGCACCATGGCCTCCCGTATTCGCTCCATCTTCAGCGGCTCGGTGGGCAACCTGGTAGAGTGGTACGACTGGTACGTGTACTCAGCCTTTGCCTTGTACTTTGCCCCGGCCTTCTTTCCTAAGGGCGACCTTACGGCCCAGCTGCTCAACTCGGCAGCCATTTTTGCGGTCGGCTTTCTGATGCGGCCCCTGGGCGGCTGGCTGATGGGTATTTACGCCGACCGGCACGGGCGGAAAGCAGCATTGCTGCTCTCGGTGCTGCTGATGTGTGGAGGCTCATTGCTGATTGCTCTTACGCCTTCGTATGGGCAAATTGGCGTGGCAGCACCCGTGCTCCTCGTAATAGCGCGCCTGCTGCAGGGCCTGAGCGTAGGCGGGGAATACGGCACCTCGGCTACGTACCTGAGCGAAATGGCTGATCAGCGTAACCGGGGGTTCTTCTCAAGCTTTCAGTACGTGACCCTGATTGCCGGGCAGTTGCTGGCGCTGCTGGTACAGCTAGGCCTACAGGCCGTGCTGAGCACCGAGGAGCTGTATGCCTGGGGTTGGCGCGTGCCGTTTGCCATTGGGGCGGGAGCAGCACTGGTAGCCCTGTACCTGCGCCGCACCATGGAAGAAACCGATGCCTTCACCAAGCAGACCAGCACCAGTACCGCTCAACCCAGCAAGCTCACACTGCTGCTAAGCTACCCGCGGGAGATACTTACGGTCGTGGGCCTGACACTGGGCGGCACGGTGGTTTTTTACACATTTACCACGTACGCGCAGAAGTTTTTGGTGAATACGGCCGGGTTTAGCAAGGCCGAGGCTACTATGGTATCGTTTGCGGCGCTGGGGGTAGCCATGCTGCTGCAGCCCGTGCTGGGCGCCATCTCCGACCGCGTAGGGCGGCGGCCGGTCCTCCTGTTCTTTGGGTTTGGAGCTACGCTCGGCACGTATCCGCTGCTCACGGCGCTAGGCCACTCGGCCGGGCCCGGTGCCGCGTTTGGGCTGCTGGTGCTGGCCTTGTTCATTGTGAGTGGGTATACCTCCATTAATGCGGTAGTGAAAGCCGAGCTGTTCCCCACGGAAATCAGGGCGTTGGGGGTGGGGCTACCGTATGCGCTTACCGTGGCAATTTTTGGCGGGTCGGCGGAGTATGTGGCGCTGCTGGCCAAAGACCGGGGCGTGGAAACCTGGTTTTACTGGTATGTAACGGCCTGTGCGGCCATCTCGCTGCTGGTATACCTGCGCATGAGCGATACCCGCGACACCTCCCGGATGCGAGAAGACTAA
- a CDS encoding acyl-CoA thioesterase, which translates to MSSLDEKISRAETRIFKAVFPNTTNHYDTLFGGTTLHMMDEVAFITATRFSRLKMVTVSSDKVDFTHPIPGGTLVELIGRVARVGNTSLQVRVELFVEQMYSEERVKAVSGLFTFVAIDEQKRPVSILGHPEPTQQFK; encoded by the coding sequence ATGTCTTCACTAGACGAAAAAATCAGCCGAGCCGAAACCCGCATCTTTAAAGCGGTATTCCCGAACACCACCAACCACTACGACACCCTCTTTGGCGGCACCACGCTGCACATGATGGATGAGGTAGCCTTTATCACGGCCACCCGCTTCAGCCGCCTCAAAATGGTCACAGTCTCCTCAGATAAGGTTGACTTCACCCACCCCATACCTGGCGGCACGCTGGTAGAGCTCATTGGGCGCGTGGCCCGCGTAGGAAACACCAGCCTGCAAGTGCGCGTAGAGCTGTTTGTGGAGCAGATGTACTCCGAAGAGCGTGTCAAGGCCGTTTCGGGCTTGTTCACCTTCGTAGCCATTGATGAGCAGAAACGCCCGGTTTCTATTCTAGGCCACCCTGAACCTACTCAACAGTTTAAATAG
- a CDS encoding NAD(P)/FAD-dependent oxidoreductase — translation MPIPQEIEVLLPPEVAYDEMARYRALLNAAGLVPGQADFVHLRKRSIDARGRQPQVRLRADIYQTPPPANLFGPWFHYSNVSQARRSVLIVGAGPAGLFAALRAIELGIKPIVLERGKDVRTRRRDLAALNKEHIVDSDSNYCFGEGGAGTYSDGKLYTRATKRGDVGRILRLLVQHGATPDILVDAHPHIGTNKLPYVVQALRDTIREAGGEVRFETRVTDLVLEQNNLRGVVTATGEALEADAVILATGHSARDIYELLHRRGVLIEAKPFALGVRVEHPQELIDQAQYRRKDRGGLPAASYALVHQTQWQNKQRGVFSFCMCPGGFIVPAATAPGEVVVNGMSPSRRDSRFANSGIVTAIELEDMDLRQYGALAGLRLQQDIEQRACQLAGNTQLAPAQRLGDFLKGKVSAELLETSYQPGLVSLQMEEVLGTGLAERLRQGFRNFGQKIPGYATNAAQIVGVESRTSSPVRIPRDRDTLQHPEVRGLFPCGEGAGYAGGIVSAAMDGERCAEAVLAAISA, via the coding sequence ATGCCCATACCCCAGGAAATCGAGGTGCTGCTTCCCCCCGAAGTGGCCTACGATGAAATGGCGCGCTACCGCGCCCTCCTCAACGCGGCCGGCCTCGTGCCCGGTCAGGCCGATTTTGTGCACTTGCGCAAGCGCTCCATTGATGCGCGTGGCCGTCAGCCCCAGGTGCGCCTGCGCGCCGATATTTACCAGACCCCACCACCCGCTAACCTGTTTGGTCCCTGGTTTCACTATTCCAACGTAAGTCAGGCCCGGCGCTCAGTACTCATTGTGGGTGCGGGCCCCGCCGGGTTGTTTGCGGCTTTGCGGGCTATTGAGCTAGGCATTAAACCCATTGTGCTGGAGCGCGGCAAAGATGTGCGCACCCGCCGCCGCGACCTGGCCGCGCTTAATAAGGAGCACATCGTAGATAGTGACTCTAACTACTGTTTTGGCGAAGGCGGGGCCGGTACCTATTCTGATGGTAAGCTCTACACCCGCGCCACCAAACGCGGCGACGTAGGCCGCATCCTGCGTCTGCTGGTGCAGCACGGCGCCACCCCCGATATTCTCGTTGATGCCCACCCTCACATTGGCACCAACAAGCTGCCCTACGTGGTGCAGGCCCTTCGCGACACCATTCGGGAGGCCGGAGGCGAAGTGCGGTTTGAAACCCGCGTGACGGATTTGGTACTGGAGCAAAATAACCTGCGCGGCGTAGTAACGGCAACTGGCGAGGCGTTGGAGGCCGATGCCGTAATTCTGGCCACCGGCCACTCGGCCCGTGATATATATGAGTTGCTGCACCGCCGTGGGGTGCTCATTGAGGCCAAGCCCTTTGCCCTGGGCGTGCGCGTAGAGCACCCGCAGGAGCTGATTGACCAAGCCCAGTACCGCCGCAAAGATCGGGGGGGCCTACCGGCAGCCTCGTATGCGCTGGTGCACCAAACCCAGTGGCAGAATAAGCAGCGGGGCGTATTTTCCTTCTGCATGTGCCCGGGGGGATTTATTGTGCCGGCGGCCACTGCCCCCGGCGAGGTAGTGGTGAACGGCATGAGCCCCAGCCGCCGCGACTCGCGCTTTGCCAACTCCGGCATTGTTACGGCCATTGAGCTCGAGGATATGGACCTGCGCCAGTACGGTGCGTTGGCCGGATTGCGCCTGCAGCAGGATATTGAACAGCGCGCCTGCCAGCTGGCCGGTAACACCCAGTTGGCGCCCGCCCAGCGCCTCGGCGACTTCCTGAAGGGCAAAGTGTCGGCGGAGCTGCTGGAAACCAGCTACCAGCCGGGACTGGTTTCACTTCAGATGGAAGAAGTGCTGGGCACTGGCCTAGCGGAACGACTGCGCCAGGGTTTCCGGAATTTTGGGCAGAAGATACCCGGCTACGCTACTAATGCCGCCCAAATTGTGGGCGTGGAAAGCCGTACCTCCTCCCCGGTGCGCATCCCCCGGGACCGGGACACCCTGCAGCACCCCGAGGTGCGTGGGCTGTTTCCGTGCGGTGAGGGCGCGGGCTATGCCGGGGGCATTGTGTCGGCGGCTATGGATGGCGAGCGGTGCGCCGAAGCGGTACTGGCCGCTATCAGCGCCTGA
- a CDS encoding CoA-binding protein yields MTHKKTLVLGASDNPNRYAYRAVHQLKNHGHEVVPVGIRKGQVAGMDIHTDRPQSEGVDTVTLYVGPQNQPGWYDYILDLNPKRIIFNPGTENPELEELAQQRGIRTEEACTLVMLSIGQY; encoded by the coding sequence ATGACACACAAGAAGACTCTCGTTCTCGGCGCCAGCGATAATCCTAACCGGTATGCTTACCGCGCCGTGCATCAGCTGAAAAACCATGGCCACGAGGTGGTACCCGTGGGCATCCGTAAGGGCCAGGTGGCCGGTATGGATATCCACACTGATCGGCCCCAGTCAGAGGGCGTGGATACGGTTACGCTGTACGTAGGCCCCCAAAACCAACCCGGCTGGTACGACTATATTCTGGACCTGAACCCTAAGCGCATCATTTTTAACCCCGGCACCGAAAACCCCGAGCTGGAAGAACTGGCGCAGCAGCGCGGCATCCGTACGGAGGAGGCTTGCACCTTGGTCATGCTGTCAATAGGCCAGTATTAG
- a CDS encoding RNA polymerase sigma factor, whose translation MTDADLIAACRQGSSRAQKLLYERFAGLMLSVCMRYLRRREDAEEALIVGFTKVFRALDQYRHDGSFEGWIRRIMVNEALGLLRRKEPLHMAIDDLTYDVPATAATAESQLNADDMLAVLAELPAGYRTVFNLYALEGYTHPEIGELLGISEGTSKSQLSKARAMLQRRLAVAGAQARPSSTSSTKEVYATGRY comes from the coding sequence GTGACTGATGCTGACCTCATAGCCGCCTGCCGCCAAGGCAGCAGCCGTGCCCAAAAGCTGCTCTATGAGCGGTTTGCGGGCCTGATGCTGTCAGTGTGCATGCGCTACCTGCGGCGCCGCGAAGACGCTGAGGAAGCCCTGATTGTGGGCTTCACCAAAGTATTCCGGGCCCTGGACCAGTACCGCCACGATGGCTCGTTTGAAGGCTGGATTCGCCGGATTATGGTAAACGAAGCGCTAGGCCTCCTGCGCCGTAAGGAGCCCCTGCACATGGCCATCGACGATTTGACCTACGACGTGCCCGCCACAGCGGCCACGGCCGAGAGCCAGCTTAACGCCGATGATATGCTGGCCGTATTGGCCGAGCTGCCCGCAGGCTACCGCACGGTGTTTAACCTGTATGCCCTGGAGGGCTACACCCACCCCGAAATTGGCGAGCTGCTCGGTATTTCGGAAGGCACGAGCAAGTCGCAGCTCAGTAAGGCCCGGGCCATGCTCCAGCGCCGCCTCGCGGTAGCAGGAGCCCAAGCCCGGCCCTCCTCCACCTCCTCAACGAAAGAAGTATATGCAACCGGAAGATATTGA
- a CDS encoding porin family protein produces MKRISSLLALLALVLLLPGRLHATARPASHPDDTIIVKLPNQATMTLFVKNKAQLREMRNYKLDSLLVLLDGYITQAEAAGKSSKSDQVTMEFYPAKDQPGKKVPEQIRITVRSEDGKTSSKTMSRTDVVLGRVFGMTVYDDQDDKDHDHVSVRISSTPDSVKQAERKAKQEERANRAVHTSFDIDLGLNTLVNKSVAQGEINPDLRPIGSRYLSLNYHYNIRVGSKGSPFHFITGPELAFNNFMLDKNYRFVDDNNITRVEADPRNLEKSKLVMTTLNLPLMASLQFKGKNGHDGFHIGAGGFAGYRLGSHTKLKYEEEGRTRKDKDRGSYNLSDFQYGLQGVIGIRGLDLFAKYNLNDTFKENRGPQAQALSFGITLLH; encoded by the coding sequence ATGAAACGTATATCCTCTCTCCTCGCTCTCCTGGCCCTGGTACTCCTGCTGCCCGGCCGCCTGCATGCCACCGCCCGGCCTGCCTCTCACCCCGACGACACCATCATTGTGAAGCTGCCTAACCAGGCCACCATGACGCTGTTCGTGAAGAACAAGGCCCAGCTGCGCGAGATGCGCAACTACAAGCTCGACTCGTTGCTGGTACTGCTGGACGGCTACATCACTCAGGCTGAGGCCGCCGGCAAGAGCTCGAAGTCGGACCAGGTAACCATGGAGTTCTACCCCGCTAAAGACCAGCCCGGCAAGAAAGTACCTGAGCAGATTCGCATCACGGTGCGCTCCGAGGATGGCAAAACCAGTTCCAAAACAATGAGCCGCACTGACGTGGTACTGGGCCGTGTGTTTGGGATGACAGTGTACGACGACCAGGATGATAAGGACCACGACCACGTTTCCGTGCGCATCAGCTCCACCCCCGACTCCGTGAAGCAGGCGGAGCGCAAGGCCAAGCAGGAAGAGCGCGCCAACCGGGCCGTGCACACCAGCTTCGATATAGACCTGGGCCTGAATACTTTGGTCAACAAATCAGTGGCGCAAGGTGAAATCAACCCCGATTTGCGCCCCATTGGCTCCCGCTACCTGAGCCTGAACTACCACTACAACATTCGGGTAGGTAGCAAAGGCTCGCCATTCCATTTCATTACAGGCCCGGAGCTAGCCTTCAACAACTTCATGCTGGATAAGAACTACCGCTTCGTGGATGACAATAACATCACGCGGGTTGAGGCCGACCCCCGCAATCTGGAGAAGAGCAAGCTTGTCATGACCACCCTGAACCTGCCCCTTATGGCTTCGTTGCAGTTCAAGGGTAAGAACGGCCACGATGGGTTCCACATTGGCGCTGGTGGCTTTGCCGGCTACCGCCTGGGTTCACACACCAAGCTGAAGTATGAGGAAGAGGGCCGCACCCGCAAAGACAAAGACCGTGGCAGCTATAACCTCTCTGACTTCCAATATGGCCTACAGGGCGTTATCGGCATCCGCGGCCTTGACCTGTTTGCCAAGTATAACCTCAACGATACGTTCAAGGAAAACCGCGGCCCTCAGGCCCAGGCCCTGAGCTTCGGTATCACGCTGCTGCACTAG